A genomic segment from Saimiri boliviensis isolate mSaiBol1 chromosome 14, mSaiBol1.pri, whole genome shotgun sequence encodes:
- the ZNF567 gene encoding zinc finger protein 567 isoform X1, protein MKNKNKFSHNSEGWEVQDEDTGRFVCLGSVSFNDVTVDFTQEEWQHLDHAQKTLYMDVMLENYCHLISVGCHMTKPDVILKLERGEEPWTSFAGHTCLEENWKAEDFLVKFREHREKYSRSVVSINHKKLVKEKSKICEKTFTLGKNPVNSKVLPPEYDTHGRILKNVSELIISNLNPARKRLSEYNGYGKSVLSTKQETIHPEVKSHNQSGRAFSHNEILTQYQKTETPAQSFGYNDCEKSFLKRGGLITHNRPYRGENPSVYNKKRRATNIEKKHTCSECGKSFCRKSVLILHQGIHSEEKPYQCHQCGNAFRRKSYLIDHQRTHTGEKPFVCNECGKSFRLKTALTDHQRTHTGEKSYECLQCRNAFRLKSHLIRHQRTHTGEKPYECNDCGKSFRQKTTLSLHQRIHTGEKPYICKECGKSFHQKANLTVHQRTHTGEKPYICNECGKSFSQKTTLALHEKTHNEEKPYICSECGKSFRQKTTLVAHQRTHTGEKSYECPHCGKAFRMKSYLIDHHRTHTGEKPYECNECGKSFSQKTNLNLHQRIHTGEKPYICNECGKSFRQKATLTVHQKIHTGQKSYECPQCGKAFSRKSYLIHHQRTHTGEKPYKCSECGKCFRQKTNLIVHQRTHTGEKPYVCNDCGKSFSYKRNLIVHQRTHKGENIEMQ, encoded by the exons atgaagaacaaaaataaattttctcacaattctgaaggctgggaggtccaagatGAAGATACAGGCAGGTTTGTGTGTCTG GGATCAGTGTCATTCAACGATGTGACTGTGGACTTCACTCAGGAGGAGTGGCAGCATCTGGATCATGCTCAGAAGACTCTATATATGGATGTGATGTTGGAAAACTATTGCCACCTCATCTCTGTAG GGTGTCACATGACCAAACCTGATGTGATCCTCAAGTTGGAACGAGGAGAAGAGCCATGGACATCATTTGCAGGTCATACCTGCTTGG aagaaaactggAAAGCCGAAGACTTTTTAGTAAAATTCAGGGAACACCGAGAGAAGTATTCTAGATCAGTTGTGAGTATAAACCACAAAAAACTagtgaaggaaaaaagtaaaatatgtgaaaagacattTACTCTAGGCAAAAACCCTGTTAATTCCAAAGTTCTACCTCCTGAATATGACACTCATGGAaggattttgaaaaatgtttcagaattaATTATCAGTAATCTAAATCCTGCAAGAAAGAGACTTAGTGAGTATAATGGATATGGGAAATCAGTCCTCAGTACTAAACAAGAGACAATTCATCCTGAAGTCAAATCCCATAATCAAAGTGGCAGAGCTTTCAGTCATAATGAAATTCTTACGCAGTATCAGAAAACGGAAACTCCAGCACAGTCATTTGGATATAATGACTGTGAGAAATCATTCCTTAAAAGGGGGGGCCTGATTACACATAATAGAccttacagaggagaaaacccATCTGTATATAATAAGAAGAGAAGAGCAACCAATATTGAAAAAAAACATAcatgcagtgaatgtgggaaatcCTTCTGCAGGAAATCAGTATTGATTCTGCATCAGGGAATTCACTCAGAAGAAAAGCCCTATCAATGTCATCAGTGTGGAAATGCATTTAGAAGGAAATCATATCTCATTGATCATCAGCGAACTCACACGGGAGAGAAACCCTTTGTTTGCAATGAATGTGGTAAGTCCTTCCGCCTAAAGACAGCCCTCACCGACCATCAGAGAACACACACAGGGGAGAAATCATATGAATGTTTGCAGTGTAGGAATGCCTTCAGATTGAAGTCACACCTTATTCGTCATCAGAGAactcacacaggagagaaaccatATGAGTGTAATGACTGTGGGAAGTCCTTCCGCCAGAAGACAACACTCTCTttacatcagagaattcatacaggagagaaaccctatatttgtaaagaatgtgggaaatCCTTTCACCAGAAGGCAAATCTTACTGTACACCAGAGAACCCATACAGGGGAAAAGCCCTATATttgtaatgaatgtgggaaatccTTCTCCCAGAAGACAACTCTTGCTCTTCATGAGAAAACTCATAATGAAGAGAAACCCTATATTTGTAGTGAATGTGGAAAGTCCTTCCGCCAGAAGACAACCCTTGTAGCACATCAAAGAACACATACAGGAGAGAAATCTTATGAATGTCCTCactgtgggaaagcctttagaATGAAGTCATACCTCATTGATCATCACCGAactcacacaggagagaaaccgTATGAATGTAATGAATGCGGTAAGTCATTCAGTCAAAAGACAAATCTCAATCTACATCAAAGAATTCATACGGGAGAGAAACCCTATATttgtaatgaatgtgggaagtCTTTTCGCCAGAAAGCAACCCTCACTGTACATCAGAAAATACATACAGGGCAGAAATCTTATGAATGTCCTCAGTGTGGGAAAGCGTTTAGCAGAAAGTCATACCTCATTCATCATCAAAGaactcatacaggagagaaaccataTAAATGTAGTGAATGTGGAAAGTGCTTCCGCCAGAAGACAAATCTCATTGTACATCAAAGAACTCACACAGGTGAGAAACCGTATGTTTGTAATGACTGTGGTAAGTCTTTCAGTTATAAGAGAAACCTCATTGTCCATCAAAGAACtcacaaaggagaaaatattgaaaTGCAATAA
- the ZNF567 gene encoding zinc finger protein 567 isoform X2: MKIQGSVSFNDVTVDFTQEEWQHLDHAQKTLYMDVMLENYCHLISVGCHMTKPDVILKLERGEEPWTSFAGHTCLEENWKAEDFLVKFREHREKYSRSVVSINHKKLVKEKSKICEKTFTLGKNPVNSKVLPPEYDTHGRILKNVSELIISNLNPARKRLSEYNGYGKSVLSTKQETIHPEVKSHNQSGRAFSHNEILTQYQKTETPAQSFGYNDCEKSFLKRGGLITHNRPYRGENPSVYNKKRRATNIEKKHTCSECGKSFCRKSVLILHQGIHSEEKPYQCHQCGNAFRRKSYLIDHQRTHTGEKPFVCNECGKSFRLKTALTDHQRTHTGEKSYECLQCRNAFRLKSHLIRHQRTHTGEKPYECNDCGKSFRQKTTLSLHQRIHTGEKPYICKECGKSFHQKANLTVHQRTHTGEKPYICNECGKSFSQKTTLALHEKTHNEEKPYICSECGKSFRQKTTLVAHQRTHTGEKSYECPHCGKAFRMKSYLIDHHRTHTGEKPYECNECGKSFSQKTNLNLHQRIHTGEKPYICNECGKSFRQKATLTVHQKIHTGQKSYECPQCGKAFSRKSYLIHHQRTHTGEKPYKCSECGKCFRQKTNLIVHQRTHTGEKPYVCNDCGKSFSYKRNLIVHQRTHKGENIEMQ, encoded by the exons atGAAGATACAG GGATCAGTGTCATTCAACGATGTGACTGTGGACTTCACTCAGGAGGAGTGGCAGCATCTGGATCATGCTCAGAAGACTCTATATATGGATGTGATGTTGGAAAACTATTGCCACCTCATCTCTGTAG GGTGTCACATGACCAAACCTGATGTGATCCTCAAGTTGGAACGAGGAGAAGAGCCATGGACATCATTTGCAGGTCATACCTGCTTGG aagaaaactggAAAGCCGAAGACTTTTTAGTAAAATTCAGGGAACACCGAGAGAAGTATTCTAGATCAGTTGTGAGTATAAACCACAAAAAACTagtgaaggaaaaaagtaaaatatgtgaaaagacattTACTCTAGGCAAAAACCCTGTTAATTCCAAAGTTCTACCTCCTGAATATGACACTCATGGAaggattttgaaaaatgtttcagaattaATTATCAGTAATCTAAATCCTGCAAGAAAGAGACTTAGTGAGTATAATGGATATGGGAAATCAGTCCTCAGTACTAAACAAGAGACAATTCATCCTGAAGTCAAATCCCATAATCAAAGTGGCAGAGCTTTCAGTCATAATGAAATTCTTACGCAGTATCAGAAAACGGAAACTCCAGCACAGTCATTTGGATATAATGACTGTGAGAAATCATTCCTTAAAAGGGGGGGCCTGATTACACATAATAGAccttacagaggagaaaacccATCTGTATATAATAAGAAGAGAAGAGCAACCAATATTGAAAAAAAACATAcatgcagtgaatgtgggaaatcCTTCTGCAGGAAATCAGTATTGATTCTGCATCAGGGAATTCACTCAGAAGAAAAGCCCTATCAATGTCATCAGTGTGGAAATGCATTTAGAAGGAAATCATATCTCATTGATCATCAGCGAACTCACACGGGAGAGAAACCCTTTGTTTGCAATGAATGTGGTAAGTCCTTCCGCCTAAAGACAGCCCTCACCGACCATCAGAGAACACACACAGGGGAGAAATCATATGAATGTTTGCAGTGTAGGAATGCCTTCAGATTGAAGTCACACCTTATTCGTCATCAGAGAactcacacaggagagaaaccatATGAGTGTAATGACTGTGGGAAGTCCTTCCGCCAGAAGACAACACTCTCTttacatcagagaattcatacaggagagaaaccctatatttgtaaagaatgtgggaaatCCTTTCACCAGAAGGCAAATCTTACTGTACACCAGAGAACCCATACAGGGGAAAAGCCCTATATttgtaatgaatgtgggaaatccTTCTCCCAGAAGACAACTCTTGCTCTTCATGAGAAAACTCATAATGAAGAGAAACCCTATATTTGTAGTGAATGTGGAAAGTCCTTCCGCCAGAAGACAACCCTTGTAGCACATCAAAGAACACATACAGGAGAGAAATCTTATGAATGTCCTCactgtgggaaagcctttagaATGAAGTCATACCTCATTGATCATCACCGAactcacacaggagagaaaccgTATGAATGTAATGAATGCGGTAAGTCATTCAGTCAAAAGACAAATCTCAATCTACATCAAAGAATTCATACGGGAGAGAAACCCTATATttgtaatgaatgtgggaagtCTTTTCGCCAGAAAGCAACCCTCACTGTACATCAGAAAATACATACAGGGCAGAAATCTTATGAATGTCCTCAGTGTGGGAAAGCGTTTAGCAGAAAGTCATACCTCATTCATCATCAAAGaactcatacaggagagaaaccataTAAATGTAGTGAATGTGGAAAGTGCTTCCGCCAGAAGACAAATCTCATTGTACATCAAAGAACTCACACAGGTGAGAAACCGTATGTTTGTAATGACTGTGGTAAGTCTTTCAGTTATAAGAGAAACCTCATTGTCCATCAAAGAACtcacaaaggagaaaatattgaaaTGCAATAA
- the ZNF567 gene encoding zinc finger protein 567 isoform X3 — protein MAQGSVSFNDVTVDFTQEEWQHLDHAQKTLYMDVMLENYCHLISVGCHMTKPDVILKLERGEEPWTSFAGHTCLEENWKAEDFLVKFREHREKYSRSVVSINHKKLVKEKSKICEKTFTLGKNPVNSKVLPPEYDTHGRILKNVSELIISNLNPARKRLSEYNGYGKSVLSTKQETIHPEVKSHNQSGRAFSHNEILTQYQKTETPAQSFGYNDCEKSFLKRGGLITHNRPYRGENPSVYNKKRRATNIEKKHTCSECGKSFCRKSVLILHQGIHSEEKPYQCHQCGNAFRRKSYLIDHQRTHTGEKPFVCNECGKSFRLKTALTDHQRTHTGEKSYECLQCRNAFRLKSHLIRHQRTHTGEKPYECNDCGKSFRQKTTLSLHQRIHTGEKPYICKECGKSFHQKANLTVHQRTHTGEKPYICNECGKSFSQKTTLALHEKTHNEEKPYICSECGKSFRQKTTLVAHQRTHTGEKSYECPHCGKAFRMKSYLIDHHRTHTGEKPYECNECGKSFSQKTNLNLHQRIHTGEKPYICNECGKSFRQKATLTVHQKIHTGQKSYECPQCGKAFSRKSYLIHHQRTHTGEKPYKCSECGKCFRQKTNLIVHQRTHTGEKPYVCNDCGKSFSYKRNLIVHQRTHKGENIEMQ, from the exons GGATCAGTGTCATTCAACGATGTGACTGTGGACTTCACTCAGGAGGAGTGGCAGCATCTGGATCATGCTCAGAAGACTCTATATATGGATGTGATGTTGGAAAACTATTGCCACCTCATCTCTGTAG GGTGTCACATGACCAAACCTGATGTGATCCTCAAGTTGGAACGAGGAGAAGAGCCATGGACATCATTTGCAGGTCATACCTGCTTGG aagaaaactggAAAGCCGAAGACTTTTTAGTAAAATTCAGGGAACACCGAGAGAAGTATTCTAGATCAGTTGTGAGTATAAACCACAAAAAACTagtgaaggaaaaaagtaaaatatgtgaaaagacattTACTCTAGGCAAAAACCCTGTTAATTCCAAAGTTCTACCTCCTGAATATGACACTCATGGAaggattttgaaaaatgtttcagaattaATTATCAGTAATCTAAATCCTGCAAGAAAGAGACTTAGTGAGTATAATGGATATGGGAAATCAGTCCTCAGTACTAAACAAGAGACAATTCATCCTGAAGTCAAATCCCATAATCAAAGTGGCAGAGCTTTCAGTCATAATGAAATTCTTACGCAGTATCAGAAAACGGAAACTCCAGCACAGTCATTTGGATATAATGACTGTGAGAAATCATTCCTTAAAAGGGGGGGCCTGATTACACATAATAGAccttacagaggagaaaacccATCTGTATATAATAAGAAGAGAAGAGCAACCAATATTGAAAAAAAACATAcatgcagtgaatgtgggaaatcCTTCTGCAGGAAATCAGTATTGATTCTGCATCAGGGAATTCACTCAGAAGAAAAGCCCTATCAATGTCATCAGTGTGGAAATGCATTTAGAAGGAAATCATATCTCATTGATCATCAGCGAACTCACACGGGAGAGAAACCCTTTGTTTGCAATGAATGTGGTAAGTCCTTCCGCCTAAAGACAGCCCTCACCGACCATCAGAGAACACACACAGGGGAGAAATCATATGAATGTTTGCAGTGTAGGAATGCCTTCAGATTGAAGTCACACCTTATTCGTCATCAGAGAactcacacaggagagaaaccatATGAGTGTAATGACTGTGGGAAGTCCTTCCGCCAGAAGACAACACTCTCTttacatcagagaattcatacaggagagaaaccctatatttgtaaagaatgtgggaaatCCTTTCACCAGAAGGCAAATCTTACTGTACACCAGAGAACCCATACAGGGGAAAAGCCCTATATttgtaatgaatgtgggaaatccTTCTCCCAGAAGACAACTCTTGCTCTTCATGAGAAAACTCATAATGAAGAGAAACCCTATATTTGTAGTGAATGTGGAAAGTCCTTCCGCCAGAAGACAACCCTTGTAGCACATCAAAGAACACATACAGGAGAGAAATCTTATGAATGTCCTCactgtgggaaagcctttagaATGAAGTCATACCTCATTGATCATCACCGAactcacacaggagagaaaccgTATGAATGTAATGAATGCGGTAAGTCATTCAGTCAAAAGACAAATCTCAATCTACATCAAAGAATTCATACGGGAGAGAAACCCTATATttgtaatgaatgtgggaagtCTTTTCGCCAGAAAGCAACCCTCACTGTACATCAGAAAATACATACAGGGCAGAAATCTTATGAATGTCCTCAGTGTGGGAAAGCGTTTAGCAGAAAGTCATACCTCATTCATCATCAAAGaactcatacaggagagaaaccataTAAATGTAGTGAATGTGGAAAGTGCTTCCGCCAGAAGACAAATCTCATTGTACATCAAAGAACTCACACAGGTGAGAAACCGTATGTTTGTAATGACTGTGGTAAGTCTTTCAGTTATAAGAGAAACCTCATTGTCCATCAAAGAACtcacaaaggagaaaatattgaaaTGCAATAA
- the ZNF567 gene encoding zinc finger protein 567 isoform X4 — MDVMLENYCHLISVGCHMTKPDVILKLERGEEPWTSFAGHTCLEENWKAEDFLVKFREHREKYSRSVVSINHKKLVKEKSKICEKTFTLGKNPVNSKVLPPEYDTHGRILKNVSELIISNLNPARKRLSEYNGYGKSVLSTKQETIHPEVKSHNQSGRAFSHNEILTQYQKTETPAQSFGYNDCEKSFLKRGGLITHNRPYRGENPSVYNKKRRATNIEKKHTCSECGKSFCRKSVLILHQGIHSEEKPYQCHQCGNAFRRKSYLIDHQRTHTGEKPFVCNECGKSFRLKTALTDHQRTHTGEKSYECLQCRNAFRLKSHLIRHQRTHTGEKPYECNDCGKSFRQKTTLSLHQRIHTGEKPYICKECGKSFHQKANLTVHQRTHTGEKPYICNECGKSFSQKTTLALHEKTHNEEKPYICSECGKSFRQKTTLVAHQRTHTGEKSYECPHCGKAFRMKSYLIDHHRTHTGEKPYECNECGKSFSQKTNLNLHQRIHTGEKPYICNECGKSFRQKATLTVHQKIHTGQKSYECPQCGKAFSRKSYLIHHQRTHTGEKPYKCSECGKCFRQKTNLIVHQRTHTGEKPYVCNDCGKSFSYKRNLIVHQRTHKGENIEMQ, encoded by the exons ATGGATGTGATGTTGGAAAACTATTGCCACCTCATCTCTGTAG GGTGTCACATGACCAAACCTGATGTGATCCTCAAGTTGGAACGAGGAGAAGAGCCATGGACATCATTTGCAGGTCATACCTGCTTGG aagaaaactggAAAGCCGAAGACTTTTTAGTAAAATTCAGGGAACACCGAGAGAAGTATTCTAGATCAGTTGTGAGTATAAACCACAAAAAACTagtgaaggaaaaaagtaaaatatgtgaaaagacattTACTCTAGGCAAAAACCCTGTTAATTCCAAAGTTCTACCTCCTGAATATGACACTCATGGAaggattttgaaaaatgtttcagaattaATTATCAGTAATCTAAATCCTGCAAGAAAGAGACTTAGTGAGTATAATGGATATGGGAAATCAGTCCTCAGTACTAAACAAGAGACAATTCATCCTGAAGTCAAATCCCATAATCAAAGTGGCAGAGCTTTCAGTCATAATGAAATTCTTACGCAGTATCAGAAAACGGAAACTCCAGCACAGTCATTTGGATATAATGACTGTGAGAAATCATTCCTTAAAAGGGGGGGCCTGATTACACATAATAGAccttacagaggagaaaacccATCTGTATATAATAAGAAGAGAAGAGCAACCAATATTGAAAAAAAACATAcatgcagtgaatgtgggaaatcCTTCTGCAGGAAATCAGTATTGATTCTGCATCAGGGAATTCACTCAGAAGAAAAGCCCTATCAATGTCATCAGTGTGGAAATGCATTTAGAAGGAAATCATATCTCATTGATCATCAGCGAACTCACACGGGAGAGAAACCCTTTGTTTGCAATGAATGTGGTAAGTCCTTCCGCCTAAAGACAGCCCTCACCGACCATCAGAGAACACACACAGGGGAGAAATCATATGAATGTTTGCAGTGTAGGAATGCCTTCAGATTGAAGTCACACCTTATTCGTCATCAGAGAactcacacaggagagaaaccatATGAGTGTAATGACTGTGGGAAGTCCTTCCGCCAGAAGACAACACTCTCTttacatcagagaattcatacaggagagaaaccctatatttgtaaagaatgtgggaaatCCTTTCACCAGAAGGCAAATCTTACTGTACACCAGAGAACCCATACAGGGGAAAAGCCCTATATttgtaatgaatgtgggaaatccTTCTCCCAGAAGACAACTCTTGCTCTTCATGAGAAAACTCATAATGAAGAGAAACCCTATATTTGTAGTGAATGTGGAAAGTCCTTCCGCCAGAAGACAACCCTTGTAGCACATCAAAGAACACATACAGGAGAGAAATCTTATGAATGTCCTCactgtgggaaagcctttagaATGAAGTCATACCTCATTGATCATCACCGAactcacacaggagagaaaccgTATGAATGTAATGAATGCGGTAAGTCATTCAGTCAAAAGACAAATCTCAATCTACATCAAAGAATTCATACGGGAGAGAAACCCTATATttgtaatgaatgtgggaagtCTTTTCGCCAGAAAGCAACCCTCACTGTACATCAGAAAATACATACAGGGCAGAAATCTTATGAATGTCCTCAGTGTGGGAAAGCGTTTAGCAGAAAGTCATACCTCATTCATCATCAAAGaactcatacaggagagaaaccataTAAATGTAGTGAATGTGGAAAGTGCTTCCGCCAGAAGACAAATCTCATTGTACATCAAAGAACTCACACAGGTGAGAAACCGTATGTTTGTAATGACTGTGGTAAGTCTTTCAGTTATAAGAGAAACCTCATTGTCCATCAAAGAACtcacaaaggagaaaatattgaaaTGCAATAA